The Salmonella enterica subsp. houtenae serovar Houten genome has a segment encoding these proteins:
- the asd gene encoding Aspartate-semialdehyde dehydrogenase, whose protein sequence is MKNVGFIGWRGMVGSVLMQRMVEERDFDAIRPVFFSTSQFGQAAPTFGDTSTGTLQDAFDLDALKALDIIVTCQGGDYTNEIYPKLRESGWQGYWIDAASTLRMKDDAIIILDPVNQDVITDGLNNGVKTFVGGNCTVSLMLMSLGGLFAHNLVDWVSVATYQAASGGGARHMRELLTQMGQLYGHVADELATPSSAILDIERKVTALTRSGELPVDNFGVPLAGSLIPWIDKQLDNGQSREEWKGQAETNKILNSASVIPVDGLCVRVGALRCHSQAFTIKLKKEVSIPTVEELLAAHNPWAKVVPNDRDITMRELTPAAVTGTLTTPVGRLRKLNMGPEFLSAFTVGDQLLWGAAEPLRRMLRQLA, encoded by the coding sequence ATGAAAAATGTTGGTTTTATCGGCTGGCGCGGAATGGTCGGCTCTGTTCTCATGCAACGCATGGTAGAGGAGCGCGATTTCGACGCTATTCGCCCTGTTTTCTTTTCTACCTCCCAGTTTGGACAGGCGGCGCCAACCTTCGGCGACACTTCCACCGGCACGCTACAGGACGCTTTTGATCTGGATGCGCTAAAAGCGCTCGATATCATCGTGACCTGCCAGGGCGGCGATTATACCAACGAAATTTATCCAAAGCTGCGCGAAAGCGGATGGCAGGGTTACTGGATTGATGCGGCTTCTACGCTGCGCATGAAAGATGATGCCATTATTATTCTCGACCCGGTCAACCAGGACGTGATTACCGACGGCCTGAACAATGGCGTGAAGACCTTCGTGGGCGGTAACTGTACCGTTAGTCTGATGTTGATGTCGCTGGGCGGTCTCTTTGCCCATAATCTCGTTGACTGGGTATCCGTCGCGACCTATCAGGCTGCCTCTGGCGGCGGCGCGCGCCATATGCGCGAGCTGTTAACCCAAATGGGCCAGTTATATGGCCATGTCGCCGATGAACTGGCGACGCCCTCTTCCGCAATCCTTGATATTGAACGCAAAGTCACGGCATTGACCCGCAGCGGCGAACTGCCGGTTGATAACTTTGGCGTGCCGCTGGCGGGAAGCCTGATTCCCTGGATCGACAAACAGCTCGATAACGGCCAGAGCCGCGAAGAGTGGAAAGGCCAGGCGGAAACCAACAAGATTCTCAACTCCGCGTCGGTGATCCCGGTAGATGGTTTGTGCGTGCGCGTCGGCGCGCTGCGCTGTCACAGCCAGGCGTTCACCATTAAGCTGAAAAAAGAGGTATCCATTCCGACGGTGGAAGAACTGCTGGCGGCACATAATCCGTGGGCGAAAGTGGTGCCGAACGATCGTGATATCACTATGCGCGAATTAACCCCGGCTGCGGTGACCGGCACGCTGACTACGCCGGTTGGCCGTCTGCGTAAGCTGAACATGGGGCCGGAGTTCCTGTCGGCGTTTACCGTCGGCGACCAGTTATTATGGGGCGCCGCGGAGCCGCTGCGTCGAATGCTGCGTCAACTGGCGTAA
- the glgB gene encoding 1,4-alpha-glucan branching protein, translating to MSSRIDRDVINALIAGHFADPFSVLGMHQTQAGLEVRALLPDATDVWVIEPKTGRKVGKLECLDARGFFCGVLPRRKNFFRYQLAVTWHGQQNLIDDPYRFGPLIQEMDAWLLSEGTHLRPYETLGAHADTMDGVTGTRFSVWAPNARRVSVVGQFNYWDGRRHPMRLRKESGIWELFIPGAHNGQLYKFELLDANGNLRIKADPYAFEAQMRPETASMICGLPEKMTQSEERQKANQFDAPISIYEVHLGSWRRHTDNNFWLSYRELADQLVPYAKWMGFTHLELLPVNEHPFDGSWGYQPTGLYAPTRRFGTRDDFRYFINAAHAAGLNVILDWVPGHFPSDEFSLAEFDGTHLYEHSDPREGYHQDWNTLIYNYGRREVSNYLVGNALYWMERFGIDALRVDAVASMIYRDYSRKEGEWIPNEFGGRENLEAIEFLRNTNRIIGEQVPGAVSMAEESTDFSGVTRPPETGGLGFWYKWNLGWMHDTLDYMKLDPVYRQYHHDKLTFGMLYNHTENFVLPLSHDEVVHGKKSILDRMPGDAWQKFANLRAYYGWMWAFPGKKLLFMGNEFAQGREWNHDASLDWHLLEGGDNWHHGVQRLVRDLNHTYRHHKALHELDFDAYGFEWLVVDDNERSVLIFVRRDKAGNEIIVASNFTPIPRHDYRFGINQPGRWREILNTDSMHYHGSNTGNGGVVHSDEIASHGRQHSLSLTLPPLATIWLMREGE from the coding sequence ATGTCCAGTCGTATCGATAGAGACGTGATTAATGCGCTAATTGCAGGACATTTTGCGGACCCTTTTTCCGTACTCGGAATGCACCAGACCCAAGCAGGACTGGAAGTCCGCGCCCTATTACCTGACGCCACCGATGTATGGGTGATTGAACCCAAAACCGGACGTAAAGTCGGCAAACTGGAATGCCTCGACGCTCGCGGTTTTTTCTGCGGCGTTTTACCCCGACGTAAAAATTTCTTTCGCTATCAGCTCGCCGTGACCTGGCACGGACAGCAGAACCTAATCGACGATCCTTACCGTTTTGGTCCATTAATACAGGAAATGGATGCCTGGCTATTGTCGGAAGGCACCCACCTGCGTCCTTATGAAACGCTGGGCGCGCACGCCGATACGATGGATGGCGTCACCGGCACCCGTTTTTCCGTCTGGGCGCCTAATGCTCGTCGCGTTTCGGTTGTAGGGCAATTCAACTATTGGGATGGGCGTCGCCACCCGATGCGTCTGCGCAAAGAGAGCGGTATTTGGGAGCTGTTTATCCCCGGCGCGCACAATGGACAACTGTATAAATTCGAGCTGCTTGATGCGAACGGTAATCTGCGCATTAAAGCCGATCCCTATGCTTTTGAGGCGCAGATGCGTCCGGAAACGGCGTCGATGATCTGCGGACTGCCGGAGAAAATGACGCAAAGCGAAGAACGACAAAAAGCCAATCAGTTTGACGCGCCGATCTCGATTTATGAGGTGCATTTAGGTTCATGGCGTCGCCATACGGATAACAACTTCTGGCTGAGCTATCGTGAGCTGGCGGATCAGCTTGTGCCTTACGCCAAATGGATGGGCTTTACGCACCTTGAACTCTTACCGGTCAACGAACATCCGTTTGACGGCAGTTGGGGCTACCAGCCAACCGGCCTCTATGCGCCGACCCGCCGCTTTGGTACGCGGGACGACTTCCGCTATTTCATCAATGCGGCCCATGCGGCGGGCCTTAACGTCATTCTCGACTGGGTGCCGGGCCATTTCCCGTCCGATGAATTTAGTCTCGCGGAGTTTGACGGCACCCACCTCTATGAGCACAGCGATCCGCGCGAGGGGTATCACCAGGACTGGAATACGCTGATCTACAACTATGGTCGTCGTGAAGTCAGTAATTATCTGGTGGGCAACGCCCTGTACTGGATGGAGCGTTTTGGGATTGATGCGCTGCGTGTCGATGCGGTGGCCTCTATGATCTACCGCGACTACAGCCGCAAAGAGGGCGAGTGGATACCGAACGAGTTCGGTGGTCGTGAAAACCTGGAAGCTATTGAGTTTCTGCGTAATACCAACCGCATTATTGGCGAACAGGTGCCCGGCGCGGTCAGCATGGCGGAAGAGTCGACAGACTTCTCTGGCGTGACGCGCCCGCCGGAAACGGGCGGCCTGGGATTCTGGTACAAGTGGAATCTGGGCTGGATGCACGACACGCTGGACTATATGAAGCTGGATCCGGTGTACCGCCAGTATCATCACGACAAGCTGACCTTTGGTATGTTGTACAACCATACCGAAAACTTTGTTCTGCCGCTGTCGCACGATGAGGTGGTTCACGGTAAAAAATCCATTCTCGATCGTATGCCGGGCGATGCGTGGCAAAAATTCGCCAACCTGCGCGCCTATTATGGCTGGATGTGGGCCTTCCCCGGAAAAAAACTGCTGTTTATGGGTAATGAGTTTGCCCAGGGACGCGAATGGAACCATGACGCCAGCCTCGACTGGCACCTGCTGGAGGGGGGCGATAACTGGCACCACGGGGTTCAGCGTCTGGTGCGAGATCTCAACCATACCTATCGCCACCATAAAGCGCTGCATGAGCTGGATTTTGATGCTTACGGCTTTGAGTGGCTGGTGGTTGATGACAATGAGCGCTCGGTACTGATTTTCGTGCGCCGTGATAAAGCCGGCAACGAGATCATCGTCGCCAGCAACTTTACGCCCATTCCTCGCCACGACTACCGCTTTGGCATCAACCAGCCGGGACGCTGGCGTGAAATTCTCAATACCGATTCGATGCATTATCACGGCAGTAACACCGGCAATGGCGGCGTGGTGCACAGCGATGAGATCGCAAGCCATGGCCGTCAGCACTCTCTTAGCCTGACGTTACCGCCGTTGGCGACGATCTGGCTAATGCGGGAGGGGGAATGA
- the glgX_1 gene encoding glycogen debranching enzyme — MTQLAIGEATPHGATYDGHGVNFTLFSAHAERVELCVFDSRGNERRYDLPGRRGDVWHGYLAGARPGLRYGYRVHGPWQPAQGHRFNPAKLLLDPYARRVEGELKDHPLLHGGHDEPDYRDNAAMAPKSVIISDHYDWEDDAAPRTPWGKTVIYEAHVKGLTYLHPELPQAIRGTYKALGHPVMVAYFKQLGITALELLPVAQFASEPRLQRMGLTNYWGYNPMAMFALHPAWASSPETALDEFRDAVKALHRAGIEVILDIVLNHSAELDLDGPTFSLRGIDNRSYYWIRDDGDYHNWTGCGNTLNLSHPSVVEYACECLRYWVETCHVDGFRFDLASVMGRTPTFRQDAPLFAAIKACPVLSTVKLIAEPWDIGEGGYQVGNFPPPFAEWNDHFRDAARRFWLPRNLTTGEFACRFAASSDVFKRNGRTPGASVNLLTAHDGFTLRDCVCFNQKHNEANGEENRDGTNNNYSDNHGKEGLGGPLDLIERRRDSIHALLATLLLSQGTPMLLAGDEHGHSQHGNNNAYCQDNALTWLDWQQANRGLTTFTAALIRLRQQIPALTCDSWWEDGDSNVRWLNKNAQPLSADEWQNGPKLMQILLSDRFLIAINATLEVTDMVLPEGEWRAVPPFAGEDNPVITAVWQGPAHGLCVFQRG, encoded by the coding sequence ATGACGCAGCTTGCGATCGGCGAAGCAACGCCGCATGGCGCAACGTATGACGGTCATGGCGTGAATTTCACGCTCTTTTCCGCCCATGCGGAGCGCGTAGAGCTGTGTGTCTTTGATTCCCGAGGGAATGAGCGTCGCTACGACCTGCCCGGACGTCGCGGCGATGTCTGGCATGGTTATCTGGCAGGCGCCAGGCCAGGTTTGCGGTATGGCTATCGCGTACATGGTCCGTGGCAGCCAGCGCAGGGGCATCGGTTTAATCCGGCGAAGTTACTGCTTGACCCTTATGCGCGCCGGGTCGAGGGCGAACTGAAAGATCATCCGCTGTTGCACGGTGGACACGATGAGCCGGACTACCGCGATAACGCGGCGATGGCACCGAAAAGCGTGATAATCAGCGACCATTATGACTGGGAAGATGACGCCGCGCCGCGCACGCCGTGGGGAAAAACGGTCATCTATGAAGCTCATGTTAAAGGGCTTACCTACCTGCATCCGGAGCTTCCCCAGGCGATACGCGGCACCTATAAAGCGCTCGGTCATCCGGTCATGGTGGCGTACTTCAAACAGCTTGGTATTACGGCGCTGGAGCTGTTGCCGGTGGCGCAGTTTGCCAGTGAGCCGCGCCTGCAACGTATGGGACTGACCAACTATTGGGGTTATAACCCGATGGCGATGTTCGCGCTGCATCCCGCCTGGGCCAGTTCGCCCGAGACGGCGCTGGACGAGTTTCGCGATGCGGTGAAAGCGCTGCATCGCGCCGGGATTGAGGTCATTCTGGACATCGTATTAAACCATAGCGCCGAACTGGATCTGGACGGTCCCACCTTCTCCCTGCGCGGAATTGATAACCGTAGCTATTATTGGATAAGGGACGATGGCGATTATCACAACTGGACGGGGTGCGGCAACACGCTCAATTTAAGCCATCCCAGCGTGGTGGAATACGCGTGCGAATGTTTGCGCTATTGGGTGGAAACCTGCCATGTCGATGGTTTTCGTTTTGATTTGGCGTCCGTCATGGGGCGAACGCCGACGTTTCGCCAGGATGCGCCGCTGTTCGCCGCGATTAAAGCGTGTCCTGTGTTATCAACGGTCAAGCTGATTGCTGAACCGTGGGATATTGGCGAGGGGGGCTATCAGGTTGGAAATTTTCCGCCGCCGTTTGCCGAGTGGAACGACCATTTTCGCGATGCGGCCCGCCGATTCTGGTTGCCGCGTAACCTGACGACCGGGGAGTTTGCCTGTCGTTTCGCCGCGTCCAGCGATGTGTTTAAACGCAATGGCCGCACGCCCGGTGCCTCTGTCAATCTGCTCACGGCGCATGACGGTTTTACGCTCCGGGACTGCGTCTGTTTCAACCAGAAACACAATGAGGCGAACGGTGAGGAAAATCGCGACGGCACCAACAACAATTACAGCGACAATCATGGTAAAGAAGGATTAGGCGGTCCGCTTGATTTAATTGAGCGGCGGCGCGACAGCATTCATGCCCTGCTGGCGACGCTACTGCTCTCTCAGGGAACGCCGATGCTACTGGCAGGCGATGAACACGGCCATAGCCAGCACGGCAACAATAACGCCTACTGTCAGGATAATGCCTTAACCTGGCTGGACTGGCAGCAGGCAAACCGTGGGTTAACCACGTTTACCGCCGCGCTGATCCGTTTGCGTCAGCAGATACCGGCTTTAACCTGCGATAGCTGGTGGGAAGACGGCGATAGCAACGTGCGTTGGCTTAATAAAAACGCGCAACCCTTGAGTGCGGATGAGTGGCAAAACGGGCCTAAACTGATGCAAATTCTGCTGTCGGACCGTTTTCTGATTGCGATAAATGCCACGCTTGAGGTGACAGATATGGTTTTACCCGAAGGGGAATGGCGTGCCGTTCCCCCATTCGCTGGAGAGGATAATCCGGTGATAACGGCTGTCTGGCAGGGACCTGCGCATGGACTGTGTGTGTTCCAGAGAGGATAA
- the glgC gene encoding Glucose-1-phosphate adenylyltransferase yields MVSLEKNDRVMLARQLPLKSVALILAGGRGTRLKDLTNKRAKPAVHFGGKFRIIDFALSNCLNSGIRRIGVITQYQSHTLVQHIQRGWSLFSEEMNEFVDLLPAQQRMKGENWYRGTADAVTQNLDIIRRYKAEYVVILAGDHIYKQDYSRMLIDHVEKGARCTVACMPVPIREATAFGVMAVDESDKIIDFVEKPANPPAMPGDDSKALASMGIYVFDADYLYELLAADDKDDASSHDFGKDIIPKITREGMAYAHPFPLSCVQSDPQAEPYWRDVGTLEAYWKANLDLASVTPELDMYDQNWPIRTHMESLPPAKFVQDRSGSHGMTLNSLVSGGCIISGSVVVQSVLFPRVRINSFCNIDSAVLLPEVWVGRSCRLRRCVIDRACIIPEGMVIGENAEEDARRFYRSEEGIVLVTREMLRKLQVKQER; encoded by the coding sequence ATGGTGAGTTTAGAGAAGAACGATCGTGTAATGTTGGCGCGCCAGCTGCCACTGAAATCTGTTGCCCTAATCCTGGCCGGCGGCCGTGGCACGCGTCTAAAAGATTTAACCAACAAACGCGCCAAACCTGCCGTCCACTTTGGTGGGAAATTCCGCATCATCGATTTTGCTTTATCTAATTGTCTGAACTCCGGGATTCGCCGTATCGGCGTGATCACTCAGTATCAGTCCCACACGCTGGTGCAGCATATTCAACGCGGCTGGTCGCTGTTTAGCGAAGAGATGAACGAATTTGTCGATCTGCTGCCAGCCCAACAGCGAATGAAGGGCGAAAACTGGTATCGCGGTACGGCAGACGCGGTGACCCAGAACCTGGATATTATTCGTCGCTATAAAGCGGAATATGTCGTTATCCTGGCAGGCGATCATATCTACAAGCAGGACTACTCGCGCATGTTGATCGATCACGTTGAAAAGGGCGCGCGTTGCACGGTGGCCTGTATGCCGGTGCCGATCAGAGAAGCGACGGCGTTCGGCGTGATGGCGGTCGATGAAAGCGACAAGATTATTGATTTTGTCGAAAAACCGGCGAATCCCCCTGCAATGCCTGGTGACGATAGCAAAGCGCTGGCCAGTATGGGCATTTACGTTTTTGACGCCGATTACCTGTATGAATTGCTGGCGGCAGACGATAAAGATGACGCCTCCAGCCACGATTTCGGTAAAGACATTATCCCCAAAATCACCCGCGAAGGTATGGCTTACGCGCATCCTTTCCCGCTCTCCTGCGTGCAGTCCGATCCACAAGCCGAACCGTACTGGCGCGATGTAGGTACGCTGGAAGCTTATTGGAAAGCGAATCTGGATTTAGCCTCGGTGACGCCGGAGCTGGATATGTATGACCAGAACTGGCCTATCCGTACGCATATGGAATCGCTACCGCCTGCGAAATTCGTGCAGGACCGCTCCGGTAGCCACGGTATGACGTTGAACTCGCTGGTCTCCGGCGGCTGCATTATCTCCGGTTCGGTGGTGGTGCAATCTGTGCTCTTCCCTCGGGTGAGAATAAATTCTTTTTGTAATATTGATTCGGCAGTGTTGTTACCTGAGGTTTGGGTAGGGCGCTCCTGTCGTTTACGTCGCTGTGTTATTGACCGTGCCTGTATTATCCCGGAAGGCATGGTGATTGGTGAAAATGCGGAAGAGGACGCTCGTCGTTTCTACCGTTCAGAAGAAGGTATTGTACTGGTCACGCGTGAAATGCTGCGCAAACTGCAGGTCAAACAGGAGCGATAA
- the glgA gene encoding glycogen synthase, with the protein MQVLHVCSEMFPLLKTGGLADVIGALPAAQIADGVDVRVLLPGFPDIRRGIPDAHVVSRRDTFAGKISLLFGHYNGVGIYLIDAPHLYERPGSPYHDTNLYAYTDNVLRFALLGWVGCEMACGLDPFWRPDVVHAHDWHAGLAPAYLAARGRPAKSVFTVHNLAYQGMFYAKHMDDIELPWSFFNMHGLEFNGQLSFLKAGLYYADHITAVSPTYAREITEPQFAYGMEGLLRQRHLEGRLSGVLNGVDEKIWSPESDLLLASRYTRDTLEEKAENKRQLQIAMGLKVNDKVPLFAVVSRLTSQKGLDLVLEALPGLLEQGGQLALLGAGDPVLQEGFLAAAAEHPGQVGVQIGYHEAFSHRIMGGADVILVPSRFEPCGLTQLYGLKYGTLPLVRRTGGLADTVSDSSLENLADGIASGFVFEDSNAWSLLRAIRRAFVLWSRPSLWRFVQRQAMAMDFSWQVAAKSYRELYYRLK; encoded by the coding sequence ATGCAGGTTTTACATGTATGTTCAGAGATGTTCCCCCTGCTGAAGACCGGGGGTCTGGCGGATGTGATAGGCGCGTTGCCTGCGGCACAAATTGCGGATGGTGTTGATGTTCGCGTTCTGCTTCCAGGGTTTCCCGATATCCGTCGGGGGATACCCGACGCGCATGTGGTGAGCCGTCGCGATACTTTCGCAGGTAAGATATCGCTGCTGTTCGGGCATTATAACGGCGTGGGCATTTATCTGATCGACGCGCCGCATCTGTACGAGCGTCCAGGCAGTCCCTATCACGATACGAATTTATATGCCTATACCGATAACGTGCTGCGCTTTGCCCTGTTAGGGTGGGTCGGCTGCGAAATGGCCTGCGGACTTGATCCATTCTGGCGCCCCGACGTGGTGCACGCCCATGACTGGCACGCCGGGCTGGCGCCGGCCTATCTGGCGGCGCGCGGGCGTCCGGCGAAATCGGTCTTTACCGTACACAACCTGGCCTATCAAGGCATGTTTTATGCAAAGCATATGGATGACATAGAACTGCCATGGTCATTCTTTAATATGCATGGGCTGGAGTTTAACGGACAACTCTCCTTTCTGAAGGCTGGTTTGTACTATGCCGACCATATTACGGCGGTTAGCCCGACCTATGCGCGTGAAATTACTGAACCGCAGTTTGCTTATGGGATGGAGGGCCTGCTGCGCCAGCGTCATCTGGAAGGGCGCTTGTCCGGCGTACTGAATGGCGTGGATGAGAAGATCTGGAGTCCGGAATCCGATCTTCTGCTGGCATCGCGCTACACGCGCGATACCCTGGAAGAGAAAGCGGAAAACAAGCGTCAGCTACAAATTGCGATGGGGTTGAAGGTTAACGACAAAGTGCCGCTGTTTGCCGTGGTAAGCCGTCTGACCAGCCAGAAAGGTCTGGATCTGGTGCTGGAGGCGTTACCGGGACTGCTGGAGCAGGGCGGGCAGTTGGCGCTACTCGGCGCGGGCGATCCGGTGCTTCAGGAGGGGTTCCTCGCGGCGGCGGCGGAACACCCAGGGCAGGTTGGCGTACAGATCGGCTATCACGAAGCTTTCTCGCATCGCATTATGGGCGGCGCGGATGTTATTCTGGTGCCAAGTCGTTTCGAACCGTGCGGCTTAACGCAGTTATATGGCTTAAAGTATGGCACGCTGCCTCTGGTGCGGCGTACCGGGGGGTTGGCCGATACGGTCTCCGACAGTTCGCTGGAAAATCTGGCGGACGGTATCGCCAGCGGTTTTGTCTTTGAAGACAGTAACGCCTGGTCGTTGCTACGCGCGATTCGGCGTGCTTTTGTGCTGTGGTCGCGACCTTCGCTTTGGCGGTTTGTACAACGGCAGGCGATGGCGATGGATTTTAGCTGGCAAGTTGCCGCGAAATCATACCGCGAGCTGTACTATCGCTTGAAATAG
- the glgP gene encoding glycogen phosphorylase: MNAPFTYASPTLSVEALKHSIAYKLMFTIGKDPVIANKHEWLNATLFAVRDRLVERWLRSNRAQLSQETRQVYYLSMEFLIGRTLSNALLSLGIYDDVKGALEAMGLDLEELIDEENDPGLGNGGLGRLAACFLDSLATLGLPGRGYGIRYDYGMFKQNIVDGRQKESPDYWLEYGNPWEFKRHNTRYKVRFGGRIQQEGKKARWIETEEILAVAYDQIIPGYDTDATNTLRLWNAQASSEINLGKFNQGDYFAAVEDKNHSENVSRVLYPDDSTYSGRELRLRQEYFLVSATVQDILSRHYQLHKTYANLADKIAIHLNDTHPVLSIPELMRLLMDEHKFSWDDAFEVCCQVFSYTNHTLMSEALETWPVDMLGKILPRHLQIIFEINDYFLKTLQEQYPNDTSLLGRASIIDESNGRRVRMAWLAVVVSHKVNGVSELHSNLMVQSLFADFAKIFPTRFCNVTNGVTPRRWLALANPPLSEVLDENIGRTWRTDLSQLSELEQHCDYPLVNHAVRQAKLENKKRLAVVVAQQLNVVVNPKALFDVQIKRIHEYKRQLMNVLHVITRYNRIKENPEADWVPRVNIFAGKAASAYYMAKHIIHLINDVAKVINNDPQIGDKLKVVFIPNYSVSLAQVIIPAADLSEQISLAGTEASGTSNMKFALNGALTIGTLDGANVEMQEHVGEENIFIFGNTAEEVEALRRQGYKPRDYYEKDEELHQVLTQIGSGVFNPEEPGRYRDLVDSLINFGDHYQVLADYRSYVDCQDKVDELYRRPEEWTTKAMLNIANMGYFSSDRTIKEYAENIWHIDPVRL, encoded by the coding sequence ATGAATGCTCCGTTTACTTATGCATCGCCCACACTCAGCGTTGAGGCGCTTAAGCATTCTATTGCCTATAAGCTGATGTTTACGATTGGTAAAGACCCGGTCATTGCCAATAAACACGAATGGCTTAACGCCACGTTGTTCGCGGTGCGCGATCGTCTGGTGGAGCGCTGGCTGCGTTCTAATCGAGCCCAATTATCGCAGGAAACCCGGCAGGTTTATTACCTGTCGATGGAGTTTTTGATTGGTCGTACCCTCTCTAACGCGCTGCTCTCGCTGGGCATTTATGACGACGTTAAAGGCGCGCTGGAGGCCATGGGCTTAGATCTTGAAGAGCTGATCGATGAAGAGAATGATCCAGGGCTTGGCAACGGCGGATTAGGACGGCTGGCGGCTTGCTTTCTGGACTCGCTGGCGACGTTAGGATTGCCGGGGCGCGGGTATGGCATTCGCTACGACTACGGCATGTTTAAGCAGAATATTGTCGACGGGCGGCAAAAAGAATCTCCGGATTACTGGCTGGAATATGGCAATCCGTGGGAGTTCAAGCGGCACAATACGCGCTATAAGGTGCGTTTTGGCGGGCGCATTCAGCAGGAAGGCAAAAAAGCGCGCTGGATTGAGACGGAAGAGATCCTGGCCGTCGCGTATGATCAGATCATTCCCGGTTACGACACCGACGCCACTAACACACTGCGGCTGTGGAATGCGCAGGCCAGTAGTGAAATCAACCTCGGTAAATTCAACCAGGGCGACTACTTTGCGGCGGTGGAAGATAAAAACCACTCTGAGAACGTTTCACGGGTGCTCTACCCGGACGACTCCACCTATTCCGGACGAGAGCTACGCCTGCGGCAGGAGTATTTTCTGGTCTCGGCGACGGTGCAGGATATCCTGAGCCGTCATTATCAACTGCATAAAACCTATGCGAATCTGGCGGATAAAATCGCCATTCACCTCAATGATACGCATCCAGTGCTGTCAATTCCGGAGCTGATGCGCCTGCTGATGGATGAACATAAATTTAGCTGGGACGACGCGTTTGAGGTGTGTTGTCAGGTCTTCTCTTATACCAACCATACGTTGATGAGCGAGGCGCTGGAAACCTGGCCGGTCGATATGCTGGGGAAAATTTTGCCCCGTCACCTGCAGATTATTTTCGAGATTAACGACTATTTCCTGAAAACGTTGCAGGAGCAATATCCCAACGATACCAGCCTGCTTGGACGCGCGTCGATTATTGATGAGTCGAACGGCCGCCGGGTACGGATGGCTTGGCTGGCGGTGGTGGTCAGCCATAAAGTCAACGGCGTTTCTGAACTACATTCCAACCTGATGGTGCAGTCGCTGTTCGCGGATTTTGCGAAGATTTTCCCGACCCGTTTTTGTAACGTCACTAACGGCGTTACGCCGCGCCGCTGGCTGGCGTTGGCAAACCCGCCGCTTTCTGAAGTGTTGGATGAGAATATTGGTCGTACCTGGCGTACCGATCTTAGCCAGCTCAGCGAGCTGGAGCAGCATTGTGATTATCCGCTGGTCAATCATGCGGTGCGTCAGGCGAAGCTGGAAAATAAAAAACGGCTGGCGGTGGTGGTAGCGCAACAACTGAATGTGGTAGTGAACCCTAAAGCGTTATTTGACGTGCAGATTAAGCGTATTCACGAATACAAGCGGCAGTTGATGAACGTACTGCATGTCATTACCCGCTATAACCGCATTAAAGAAAATCCGGAGGCCGACTGGGTGCCGCGGGTGAATATTTTTGCCGGTAAGGCGGCTTCTGCCTATTACATGGCAAAACATATCATTCATCTGATCAACGACGTGGCGAAAGTGATTAACAACGATCCGCAGATTGGCGACAAGCTGAAAGTGGTGTTTATCCCGAACTACAGCGTCAGTCTGGCGCAGGTGATCATTCCCGCTGCCGACCTGTCTGAGCAGATTTCGCTGGCAGGGACAGAAGCTTCCGGTACCAGTAATATGAAATTTGCTCTGAACGGCGCGCTCACCATTGGTACGCTGGATGGCGCGAACGTAGAGATGCAGGAGCATGTCGGCGAGGAGAATATCTTTATCTTCGGTAATACAGCAGAAGAGGTGGAAGCGTTGCGCAGGCAGGGTTATAAACCTCGCGACTATTATGAAAAAGATGAAGAGCTACATCAGGTACTGACGCAGATTGGTAGCGGCGTCTTTAATCCGGAAGAGCCAGGCCGTTACCGCGATCTGGTAGATTCGCTGATTAACTTTGGCGATCACTATCAGGTGCTGGCGGACTACCGCAGTTACGTGGACTGCCAGGATAAGGTGGATGAGTTGTATCGTCGCCCGGAAGAGTGGACGACGAAAGCGATGCTCAACATTGCCAATATGGGCTACTTCTCATCGGACAGAACCATCAAAGAGTATGCCGAAAACATCTGGCATATTGATCCAGTAAGGTTGTGA